The Bacillus sp. Marseille-Q1617 genome has a segment encoding these proteins:
- the thiO gene encoding glycine oxidase ThiO, whose amino-acid sequence MKKAYDVIIVGAGVIGCSIAYQLTKRKKKVLVLEKGKIGQKASSAAAGMLGVHTEFDGNEELLRAAIKSRDMFPALSQELREISGIDIEFTQNGMIKLAFTDSEQSALQRLEDVSKDAVWLPEEEVSKLEPGLSKRNKGGLYADKDGHVSARKLTLSLASSAVRLGAEIKEFSPVIGFLQAHGSCNGVRTQHDSYYSSEVIVAGGAWSREILNTAGVDISGYPVKGECFSVVLESQKIKRTIFTEGCYLVPKQGNHLLVGATEHPYSFDESITVGGINKLMNKAIELLPDLAYGRWEKAWAGVRPKTACTHPQIGRVPGWKGLSVASGHYRNGILLAPLTGIMMAELMEGKEIFPLFRLGEKDERMLKK is encoded by the coding sequence TTGAAAAAAGCTTATGACGTCATCATTGTAGGAGCCGGGGTGATCGGATGCTCGATCGCTTATCAATTAACTAAAAGAAAGAAAAAGGTGCTGGTCCTCGAAAAGGGCAAAATCGGCCAGAAAGCTTCCTCGGCTGCAGCCGGTATGCTCGGTGTCCATACTGAGTTCGATGGAAATGAAGAACTATTGAGGGCTGCCATTAAAAGCCGGGATATGTTTCCCGCGCTTTCGCAGGAATTACGGGAAATAAGCGGAATTGACATTGAATTCACTCAAAATGGAATGATCAAGCTCGCGTTCACTGATTCGGAACAAAGCGCTTTACAGAGACTGGAAGATGTAAGTAAAGATGCAGTGTGGCTTCCGGAAGAAGAAGTGTCAAAGCTTGAACCGGGATTATCAAAGAGGAATAAGGGAGGCCTCTATGCGGACAAAGACGGTCATGTGTCTGCACGGAAGCTCACTCTTTCACTGGCAAGCTCTGCAGTACGGCTGGGTGCAGAAATAAAGGAGTTCTCCCCGGTGATCGGTTTCCTTCAGGCCCACGGCAGCTGCAACGGGGTCAGGACGCAGCATGATTCCTATTACTCGAGTGAGGTCATTGTCGCGGGCGGAGCCTGGAGCCGCGAGATTTTGAATACTGCAGGGGTCGATATCAGCGGGTACCCTGTCAAAGGAGAGTGTTTCTCTGTCGTGCTGGAAAGTCAGAAAATAAAAAGGACGATTTTCACAGAAGGATGCTATCTTGTTCCAAAACAGGGGAATCACCTTTTGGTTGGAGCCACTGAACACCCTTATTCATTTGATGAATCGATTACCGTGGGGGGAATCAATAAATTAATGAATAAAGCGATTGAACTTCTTCCGGATCTCGCTTATGGCCGTTGGGAAAAAGCCTGGGCCGGAGTCAGGCCGAAAACAGCTTGCACTCATCCTCAAATAGGGAGAGTCCCAGGTTGGAAAGGTCTGTCGGTCGCTTCGGGACATTACCGGAATGGGATTCTGCTGGCACCCCTGACAGGGATCATGATGGCAGAATTAATGGAAGGAAAAGAAATATTCCCCCTCTTCAGGCTGGGAGAAAAGGATGAAAGGATGTTGAAAAAGTGA
- a CDS encoding thiamine phosphate synthase yields MKRQLHAVTTGQQGIEEMVRISLAIMPFIDFLHIREKSWTAREMKTAFRKLVRGGFSPNRIIVNDRVDVAAAEGAGGVHLAHHSLGVSEVKRMFPSMKTGVSIHSIDEGISFQEKGADYVFFGNIFMTPSKAGKPGSGTMKVKELVDAVRVPVIAIGGIKPGNVQDIIASGASGIAVLSGIFLAKDPVSSAKEYRKQLDRGEKFEKSL; encoded by the coding sequence ATGAAGAGGCAGCTTCATGCAGTTACAACCGGTCAACAGGGAATAGAGGAAATGGTCCGCATTTCACTGGCCATCATGCCATTCATCGATTTTCTCCATATCAGGGAAAAGAGCTGGACAGCACGGGAAATGAAGACGGCTTTCAGGAAACTGGTCAGAGGGGGTTTTTCTCCAAATAGGATCATCGTCAATGACAGGGTGGATGTTGCTGCAGCAGAGGGTGCTGGAGGGGTGCATCTTGCCCACCATAGTTTAGGAGTGTCAGAGGTTAAACGAATGTTTCCTTCAATGAAGACCGGTGTGTCCATTCACTCAATAGATGAAGGGATCTCCTTTCAGGAGAAAGGAGCGGATTATGTCTTTTTCGGAAACATATTCATGACACCTTCCAAAGCAGGCAAGCCAGGATCGGGGACGATGAAAGTCAAGGAGCTTGTCGATGCAGTCCGGGTCCCCGTCATAGCGATCGGCGGCATCAAACCAGGAAATGTGCAGGATATCATTGCTTCGGGTGCTTCCGGGATAGCCGTCTTATCCGGAATTTTTCTTGCTAAGGATCCGGTAAGCTCCGCAAAAGAATATCGAAAACAGCTTGACAGGGGTGAGAAATTTGAAAAAAGCTTATGA
- a CDS encoding energy-coupling factor transporter transmembrane protein EcfT, which translates to MKVDFVSKKTWLYRINPSFKLIIMVILFIMILLIHQLNMLVYLTAFSFLLFWLFSGHNVKVKSILLLPFILVFASTASSMILFGKGDVIWLKWGLIQISEESFYRGIHIGFRALVFALLGLLFTLSTRPVMLFYSLMQQLKLKPAYAYSFMAGFRLLPIIAEEFVTIRNAMKVRGVNRKKGVGGIFFTFRSYALPLLAQSIRRAHRIAVAMEAKRFSGSGKRTYFYYIGFSKVDGLFLGVIIAMVMISYYASGTYPIFPVGDVRYQG; encoded by the coding sequence ATGAAGGTCGATTTCGTCTCGAAGAAGACTTGGCTGTATCGAATCAATCCAAGCTTCAAACTCATCATCATGGTCATCTTGTTTATCATGATTTTGCTGATCCATCAATTGAATATGCTTGTTTATTTAACGGCTTTTTCCTTCTTATTATTCTGGTTGTTCTCCGGTCATAATGTGAAAGTCAAATCCATTCTTTTGCTGCCTTTCATCCTTGTATTCGCTTCTACGGCGTCTTCGATGATTTTGTTTGGTAAAGGAGACGTCATCTGGTTGAAATGGGGGCTCATCCAGATTTCAGAAGAAAGCTTTTACCGGGGAATCCACATAGGTTTCAGGGCCTTAGTTTTTGCTTTGCTGGGATTATTGTTCACGTTGTCTACCCGTCCAGTCATGCTGTTCTATTCATTGATGCAGCAATTGAAACTGAAACCTGCATACGCTTACAGCTTCATGGCGGGGTTCAGGCTGCTGCCGATCATTGCAGAAGAATTTGTAACCATCCGCAATGCCATGAAAGTGCGTGGGGTGAATCGTAAAAAAGGGGTTGGCGGAATTTTTTTTACATTCCGGTCCTATGCTCTTCCGCTTCTTGCACAAAGCATCAGGCGTGCGCATCGGATTGCTGTGGCCATGGAGGCTAAACGCTTCTCGGGCAGCGGGAAGAGGACATATTTCTACTACATCGGTTTTTCGAAAGTAGATGGATTGTTTTTAGGCGTGATCATCGCTATGGTGATGATCAGTTACTATGCTTCGGGTACATATCCGATTTTTCCTGTTGGGGATGTACGTTATCAGGGATAG
- a CDS encoding ABC transporter ATP-binding protein, which yields MELKIEKLRLKFPGEKNFLFKDLSLSIGKGEKVLLLGPSGCGKSTLLNVCAGLIPHSYEVPMKASAITYPSSWGYVFQDPDAQFCMPYADEEIAFVLENLNVPREQMEDKIRDLLQKVGLCLPHPHTRISELSGGMKQRLAIAAVLAMEPDTLFLDEPTALVDEAGTVEIWETIKHISKDKTVVIVEHKLEHVVDLVDRIILFNKHGEILADGRAEEVLKENKEVIKEDGVWYPGAWDEYIESFPLPNKDELPGESAMELEHFKGYLNKQPKITIGRASVRKGEWISILGRNGAGKSTFLHGLMQFIKTTGRYELFGHEVQQQKTPERCTFVFQNPEFQFVANSVFDEIAFSLKQENSSGEWMEEKVKDILHRFNLEEHRHQHPYQLSMGQKRRLSVAASISISQDLILLDEPTFGQDAANTFQLLGMMKELQLRGSTILMVTHDENIARFVSNRIWTIEEGELVKDEPCYRPYEAKEGIL from the coding sequence ATGGAATTGAAAATTGAAAAACTGAGGTTGAAGTTTCCGGGTGAGAAAAATTTCTTATTTAAAGATCTCTCACTCTCTATCGGAAAAGGGGAAAAGGTCCTGCTGCTTGGTCCTTCCGGCTGCGGCAAATCAACATTGCTCAATGTATGTGCCGGCTTGATCCCGCATTCATATGAGGTACCCATGAAAGCATCCGCTATTACTTATCCTTCCTCCTGGGGGTATGTATTTCAAGATCCCGATGCACAGTTCTGCATGCCGTATGCGGATGAGGAAATCGCATTTGTCCTTGAAAACCTGAATGTACCCAGAGAACAAATGGAGGATAAAATACGGGACCTCCTGCAGAAAGTGGGATTATGCCTGCCGCATCCGCATACCCGGATTTCCGAACTGTCAGGGGGAATGAAACAGCGGCTTGCCATTGCAGCAGTACTCGCGATGGAGCCGGACACGTTATTTTTAGATGAACCAACTGCATTGGTGGATGAGGCAGGTACAGTGGAAATCTGGGAAACGATCAAACATATCAGCAAGGATAAAACGGTGGTGATCGTTGAACATAAGCTGGAGCACGTAGTCGACTTAGTCGACCGGATCATCCTTTTCAATAAGCATGGAGAGATACTTGCGGATGGAAGAGCTGAAGAAGTCTTAAAAGAAAACAAAGAGGTTATCAAGGAAGATGGAGTATGGTATCCGGGAGCATGGGATGAGTACATAGAGTCATTTCCCCTTCCGAATAAAGATGAGCTGCCGGGCGAATCGGCGATGGAGCTTGAACATTTCAAGGGATATCTTAATAAGCAGCCTAAAATAACAATCGGCCGTGCGTCTGTCAGAAAAGGGGAATGGATTTCGATCCTGGGAAGGAATGGGGCAGGTAAGTCCACCTTTCTCCACGGTTTGATGCAATTTATTAAAACGACAGGTAGATACGAACTTTTTGGTCATGAGGTTCAACAACAAAAAACTCCTGAACGTTGTACATTCGTTTTTCAGAATCCTGAGTTTCAATTCGTTGCAAACTCCGTTTTTGATGAAATTGCATTCAGCCTGAAACAGGAAAATAGCAGCGGTGAATGGATGGAGGAAAAAGTAAAAGACATTCTGCACCGGTTCAATTTGGAAGAACATCGCCACCAGCATCCATATCAATTATCCATGGGCCAAAAGCGGCGGCTGAGTGTTGCTGCTTCGATTTCAATCAGTCAGGATCTCATTCTATTGGATGAGCCAACGTTCGGACAGGATGCGGCAAATACCTTTCAGCTGCTTGGGATGATGAAGGAGTTGCAGCTTCGTGGTTCTACCATACTGATGGTGACGCATGATGAGAATATTGCAAGGTTCGTTTCGAACAGGATATGGACGATCGAAGAAGGTGAATTGGTGAAGGATGAACCGTGTTATAGGCCGTATGAAGCCAAGGAGGGGATCCTATGA
- a CDS encoding ECF transporter S component has translation MTKLRLTDILVTVVISIGFGVIYKIWGPLYNMIKPFGLHADQLIYGMWFMAATVAFLIIRKPGVALLAEIAASSGEFLMGSEWGLEVLLFGIIQGLFAEAVFFVTGYKRNSLMIISLAAVMSAIGSILMDMYKGYIGDLVVWNLVLFLGARLLGSVLIAGVGAFYLVKALEQTGVTSLVRPADKEDYEALDR, from the coding sequence ATGACTAAGTTACGATTGACAGATATTCTTGTTACGGTTGTCATCTCAATCGGATTCGGTGTCATTTATAAAATTTGGGGACCGCTGTACAACATGATAAAGCCGTTCGGTCTGCATGCTGATCAGCTCATTTACGGGATGTGGTTCATGGCTGCAACAGTCGCTTTCCTGATCATCCGGAAGCCGGGAGTCGCACTGCTCGCTGAAATCGCCGCTTCATCAGGGGAATTCCTCATGGGATCGGAGTGGGGGCTTGAGGTGCTGCTCTTCGGGATCATTCAAGGGCTGTTTGCTGAAGCCGTTTTCTTCGTTACAGGATACAAGCGAAACAGCCTCATGATCATAAGCTTGGCCGCCGTGATGTCTGCAATCGGTTCAATCTTGATGGATATGTACAAAGGCTATATCGGAGATCTTGTTGTTTGGAATCTAGTTTTATTTTTGGGGGCAAGATTACTGGGTTCTGTACTGATTGCAGGTGTGGGGGCTTTCTACCTTGTGAAAGCTTTAGAGCAAACGGGGGTAACAAGCCTTGTCAGACCAGCAGACAAGGAAGATTACGAAGCTCTTGACAGATAG
- the tenA gene encoding thiaminase II produces MTFSTELREEVNEIWEASFNHPFVRGIGDGTLPLEKFRYYVLQDAYYLSHFSRVQALGAAKATDLHTTSRMAAHAQGTNEAELSLHETFSVQLGITEEEKKRFKPAPTAYAYTSHMYRAAQFGGLREILAAILPCYWLYHEVGERLKCCSPNETIYREWIAAYGGEWFGELVKEQINRLDQLAEKASDEEKAHMKELFMISSIYELQFWEMAYSMEKWPFEDHLHAGKQVN; encoded by the coding sequence ATGACATTTTCAACAGAATTAAGGGAAGAAGTGAATGAGATTTGGGAAGCAAGCTTCAATCATCCTTTTGTAAGAGGGATAGGTGACGGCACACTTCCACTTGAGAAATTCCGCTATTATGTGCTGCAGGATGCCTATTATCTCTCCCATTTTTCCAGGGTTCAGGCGCTCGGAGCCGCTAAAGCAACAGATTTACATACGACTTCAAGAATGGCAGCCCACGCGCAGGGGACAAATGAAGCAGAATTATCCCTGCATGAAACGTTTTCTGTCCAATTGGGTATCACTGAGGAAGAAAAGAAACGGTTCAAGCCTGCTCCGACCGCATATGCTTATACCTCACATATGTACAGGGCAGCACAATTTGGAGGGCTTCGTGAAATCCTCGCGGCCATTCTTCCATGTTATTGGCTGTACCATGAAGTCGGTGAGCGTTTGAAATGTTGTTCTCCAAACGAGACTATTTACCGCGAGTGGATTGCCGCTTACGGAGGAGAGTGGTTCGGGGAACTGGTAAAAGAGCAAATCAACCGTTTGGACCAGTTAGCAGAAAAAGCATCCGATGAAGAAAAAGCCCATATGAAAGAGCTGTTTATGATAAGCAGCATATATGAACTTCAATTTTGGGAGATGGCCTATTCCATGGAAAAATGGCCGTTTGAAGATCATTTACACGCGGGAAAGCAGGTGAATTAA
- a CDS encoding response regulator transcription factor translates to MIRIVIAEDQRMMLGALGSLLSLEDDLEVVGKASNGDEAVSLVRSLQPDICMMDIEMPEKTGLEAAEELKGEGCKVIILTTFARSGYFQRAIKAGVKGYLLKDSPSEELASSIRLVMDGKRIYAPELMDDMYSEENPLTDREKEVLELVADGKNTKEIADELKLKTGTVRNYISTILDKLEVKNRIEAITHSKEKGWFK, encoded by the coding sequence ATGATTCGCATTGTCATTGCGGAAGACCAGCGGATGATGCTGGGTGCACTGGGTTCTTTGCTTAGTTTAGAGGATGATTTAGAGGTTGTGGGGAAGGCAAGCAATGGGGATGAAGCCGTATCCCTGGTCCGCAGCCTTCAGCCTGATATTTGCATGATGGATATCGAAATGCCAGAGAAGACCGGTCTGGAGGCAGCTGAAGAATTAAAAGGGGAAGGCTGCAAAGTCATCATCCTGACCACTTTTGCACGCTCAGGCTATTTTCAGCGCGCAATAAAAGCCGGTGTCAAAGGATACTTGTTGAAAGACAGCCCGAGTGAAGAACTGGCAAGTTCGATCCGCCTCGTCATGGATGGAAAAAGGATCTATGCACCTGAACTGATGGATGATATGTACAGTGAAGAAAACCCTTTGACAGATCGGGAAAAAGAAGTCCTTGAACTTGTAGCAGACGGAAAAAACACAAAAGAAATCGCAGATGAACTTAAGTTGAAAACAGGTACAGTACGAAACTATATTTCAACGATTCTCGACAAACTTGAAGTCAAAAATCGAATTGAAGCCATTACTCACTCAAAAGAAAAAGGCTGGTTTAAATAA
- a CDS encoding sensor histidine kinase, which produces MQLPDKIIRIQKSSGISPYIWSIISILPFYFIFQSSSTIEIIVGITLTILFFIFLRLAFLSREWPVYLWTSFLIAISITMTIQFNFIYFAFYIAYYNGNIKNRIAFLTLYIIHLVLTTASINYKFVEQEDLFLSQIPFILIIWISVILLPFNIYNRNKQGWLEEKLEDANKRISELVKQEERQRIARDLHDTLGQKLSLIGLKSDLARKLVYKDPEQAQEELKDVQQTARTALTEVRTMVSQMRGIRLEDEIVRIKQILKAADIELIIDDASNLPQTSLFLENILSMCLKESVTNVVKHSQADTCEITIEEHDNELTIKVRDNGIGLQKDQDLSKGSGLRGMEERLDFVNGTLEIISDKGTTLIMRVPKVIKQIGRE; this is translated from the coding sequence GTGCAGCTCCCCGATAAAATAATTAGAATTCAAAAAAGTTCAGGAATTTCGCCTTACATATGGAGTATCATCAGCATTTTACCTTTTTACTTTATATTCCAATCATCATCAACGATTGAAATCATTGTAGGCATTACGCTGACGATATTATTTTTTATCTTTTTGAGGCTTGCCTTCCTTTCCAGGGAGTGGCCGGTTTATTTATGGACATCCTTCTTAATTGCGATATCGATTACGATGACGATACAGTTTAATTTTATTTACTTTGCATTTTACATTGCTTACTATAACGGGAATATAAAAAACCGGATTGCTTTTTTGACACTGTACATCATACATCTTGTCCTTACAACGGCCTCCATTAATTATAAATTTGTGGAGCAGGAAGATTTATTTCTTTCTCAAATACCGTTTATCCTGATCATCTGGATCAGTGTGATCCTGCTCCCTTTCAATATTTACAATCGTAATAAGCAAGGGTGGCTCGAAGAAAAACTTGAGGATGCGAATAAACGGATTTCTGAACTTGTCAAACAAGAGGAAAGACAGCGTATTGCACGTGACTTGCATGATACATTGGGACAGAAGCTCTCCCTGATAGGCTTAAAAAGTGACTTAGCCAGAAAATTGGTTTATAAAGATCCTGAGCAGGCACAAGAGGAATTGAAAGACGTACAACAAACAGCGAGAACCGCGTTGACAGAGGTAAGAACGATGGTATCCCAAATGCGGGGAATCCGGTTGGAAGACGAAATCGTAAGGATTAAGCAAATTCTGAAAGCGGCAGATATCGAATTGATCATAGACGATGCATCCAACTTACCCCAAACATCACTCTTTCTTGAAAATATTTTAAGCATGTGTTTAAAAGAATCGGTCACAAATGTCGTAAAGCATAGTCAGGCTGATACATGTGAAATTACCATCGAAGAACACGATAATGAATTAACCATAAAGGTAAGGGATAATGGCATTGGTTTGCAAAAAGACCAGGACTTATCAAAAGGAAGCGGATTAAGAGGGATGGAAGAACGGTTGGATTTTGTAAACGGCACGCTCGAAATCATTTCTGATAAAGGAACCACATTAATTATGAGAGTTCCAAAAGTAATCAAACAGATAGGGAGGGAATGA
- a CDS encoding ATP-binding protein encodes MHLVSSTNKPRLFHEEDSPYKRLIDNHPDGILIHEKGTIIYVNPVALSYVGYEEKEVLGKTLLDFTPASSHHKILRREKEIYSSSQEIMYELTEYELTTKKGEPFFVESKAISCKFDGKRCVQLVLRDINRRKKQEEYMRASDRLAAAGQMAAGIAHEIRNPLTSIRGFVQMLRESPKSSHFYEVILNEIDRINQVTNDFLVLAKPHGKNLITHNINELIKEVIHLMQPEAAANNVKCDLSVSEQDGFILCDKNELKQVFINLIKNAIEAMPAGGLITINVSKYQHTLTVMVKDTGIGIPKDILAYIGQPFYTLKEKGTGLGIMTTMKIIDDHKGNFKIDSIENSGTTITVTFPSAHHPGFGRLSGSG; translated from the coding sequence ATGCATCTAGTATCCTCCACAAATAAACCACGCCTCTTTCATGAAGAAGACAGTCCCTATAAAAGATTAATAGACAACCATCCTGATGGCATCCTTATTCATGAAAAAGGAACAATTATATATGTCAATCCTGTTGCTTTAAGCTACGTAGGGTATGAAGAGAAAGAGGTGCTGGGTAAAACTCTTCTGGATTTCACACCTGCTTCCTCACACCACAAAATACTTAGAAGAGAAAAAGAGATTTACTCATCCAGTCAAGAAATCATGTATGAATTAACAGAATATGAACTTACTACAAAAAAAGGAGAGCCTTTTTTTGTAGAATCCAAAGCAATATCATGTAAATTTGACGGAAAACGCTGTGTTCAGCTTGTACTAAGGGATATAAATAGGAGGAAAAAACAAGAAGAATATATGAGAGCTTCTGATAGACTGGCTGCAGCAGGTCAAATGGCTGCGGGTATAGCCCATGAAATAAGAAACCCGCTGACAAGTATTAGGGGGTTTGTCCAGATGCTTCGGGAGTCTCCTAAAAGCAGCCACTTTTATGAAGTGATCTTAAATGAAATCGACCGGATCAATCAGGTAACAAATGACTTTTTAGTTCTAGCAAAACCTCATGGGAAGAATTTAATCACCCACAACATCAATGAACTGATAAAGGAGGTAATTCATCTGATGCAGCCCGAGGCTGCAGCTAACAATGTGAAATGTGACCTTTCAGTTAGTGAACAAGACGGTTTTATATTATGTGATAAGAATGAATTAAAGCAGGTATTCATAAACCTTATCAAAAACGCTATCGAGGCTATGCCGGCAGGTGGCCTTATAACCATAAATGTTTCGAAATATCAACATACACTTACAGTGATGGTTAAAGATACCGGCATCGGAATTCCTAAAGACATATTAGCGTACATTGGCCAGCCGTTCTATACATTAAAAGAAAAAGGGACCGGCCTTGGCATCATGACCACGATGAAAATAATAGATGATCATAAAGGAAATTTCAAAATCGATAGTATTGAGAATAGCGGAACCACGATCACCGTTACTTTCCCTTCGGCCCATCATCCCGGGTTCGGCCGTCTCTCTGGCAGCGGGTAA
- a CDS encoding permease, protein MIGISIATKWEYEAALEYFGISDNDRFGYPYGEYFIRTMNDTELIFYSTGVRKVNGVGGNQYMISTFNLTKVIVAGTCAGIDDKFSNLDIFVPDKAVQYYCTVKEIEPLIKQSFIVDIDLSIYGNDFNTGTIATADKAVVMWKDYLELKENEITIADTEAGAIAYICKKNDIECIIIKGISDFPTDERNSDKFESNSEQINVYLENTPRVMNKILGQYLQRFI, encoded by the coding sequence ATGATAGGAATAAGTATAGCAACGAAGTGGGAATATGAAGCGGCATTGGAATATTTTGGCATAAGTGATAATGATCGTTTCGGTTATCCTTATGGCGAGTATTTCATAAGAACTATGAATGATACCGAACTTATTTTTTATAGTACCGGTGTAAGAAAAGTAAATGGTGTTGGTGGTAATCAGTATATGATTTCTACATTTAATTTAACGAAAGTAATCGTTGCTGGAACCTGTGCAGGAATAGATGATAAGTTTAGTAATTTGGATATTTTTGTACCCGATAAAGCTGTACAATATTATTGCACAGTAAAAGAAATCGAGCCTCTTATTAAGCAATCCTTCATAGTCGATATTGATCTATCAATATATGGAAATGATTTTAATACCGGAACCATTGCCACTGCCGATAAAGCAGTCGTTATGTGGAAGGACTATTTAGAACTTAAAGAAAACGAAATAACAATAGCCGATACAGAAGCGGGTGCCATTGCTTATATATGTAAGAAGAATGATATTGAATGTATCATTATAAAAGGAATATCTGATTTTCCAACAGATGAAAGAAACTCTGATAAATTCGAATCAAACAGTGAACAAATTAATGTTTACTTAGAAAACACCCCCAGAGTGATGAACAAAATATTGGGCCAATATTTACAGAGATTTATTTAA
- a CDS encoding DUF6509 family protein, translated as MIITDHTMEELKDPTGILSGKRYEVMLSIEVPEDDELYSENGLYIKAIFVHDDDVPRIAQHQIIERNTESILDFELEEDEEALLLKYCKEHIAQD; from the coding sequence ATGATTATTACTGATCATACAATGGAAGAACTTAAAGATCCTACTGGTATTTTAAGCGGAAAGCGTTACGAGGTGATGCTTTCGATCGAAGTACCAGAAGATGATGAACTATATTCAGAGAACGGCTTATACATTAAAGCAATTTTTGTTCATGACGATGATGTGCCTCGAATTGCACAGCACCAAATCATTGAAAGAAATACAGAATCGATTCTTGACTTTGAATTGGAAGAGGATGAAGAAGCTTTGCTCCTGAAGTATTGCAAAGAACATATTGCTCAAGATTAA
- a CDS encoding branched-chain amino acid aminotransferase: protein MFKENLNVEELTIERCNKETDELIKQESPSFLEDSLDYLKLNRNQYIFLEADWFDKMNIDGLSIELDDVFGNFEAMFGLKLQKKYRGEIEMYLERTLQGEKRYELLFNGDDGLWDVNISINDLPLYNEGMSLIGAIEIICGFLFEMIEEIKEGK from the coding sequence ATGTTTAAAGAAAACCTGAATGTTGAGGAACTAACAATCGAGCGTTGCAATAAAGAAACGGATGAACTGATTAAGCAAGAATCTCCCTCCTTTCTAGAGGATTCTTTGGACTATTTGAAACTTAATAGAAATCAATACATTTTCCTTGAGGCAGATTGGTTTGATAAAATGAATATTGACGGTTTGTCGATAGAGCTGGATGATGTGTTCGGTAATTTTGAGGCAATGTTCGGCTTGAAACTGCAAAAGAAATATCGCGGTGAAATAGAGATGTATTTGGAGCGTACACTCCAAGGAGAAAAAAGGTATGAGCTGCTTTTCAATGGCGATGATGGTTTGTGGGATGTGAATATATCCATCAATGACCTTCCTTTATATAACGAAGGTATGTCTCTTATTGGCGCTATTGAAATCATTTGCGGCTTTCTCTTTGAGATGATAGAAGAAATAAAAGAAGGAAAATAA
- a CDS encoding exodeoxyribonuclease III — translation MKLVSWNVNGIRACVKKGFLDYFHEVNADIFCIQETKLQEGQIELELPEYEQYWNYAERKGYSGTAVFTKIKPLTVSYGFQDGESEPEGRIITLEYDDFFLVNVYTPNSKRDLSRLDERLEWEDKLRGYLIDLDRRKPVIHCGDLNVAHKEIDLKNDRSNRGNSGFTDVEREKMTLFLEAGFVDSFRYLYPDKDESYTWWSYMSKVRERNIGWRIDYFIISKRIAARIKEADIHCSILGSDHCPVYLELDKKNS, via the coding sequence ATGAAATTGGTTTCATGGAATGTAAATGGAATAAGAGCATGTGTAAAAAAGGGGTTTCTGGATTATTTTCATGAGGTAAATGCAGACATATTTTGTATTCAGGAAACGAAGCTGCAAGAAGGCCAGATCGAACTGGAGCTGCCTGAATATGAACAGTATTGGAATTACGCAGAACGAAAAGGGTACTCTGGTACAGCTGTTTTCACTAAGATAAAGCCCCTCACTGTTTCCTATGGCTTTCAAGATGGTGAATCGGAGCCTGAAGGCAGGATCATCACACTGGAATATGATGACTTCTTCCTTGTAAATGTATATACGCCAAATTCAAAAAGAGATTTATCAAGGCTCGATGAAAGGCTGGAATGGGAGGATAAGCTGAGGGGATACCTCATTGACCTTGATCGCAGGAAGCCGGTGATCCACTGCGGGGACTTGAATGTTGCCCACAAAGAAATAGACCTTAAGAATGATCGCTCAAATCGCGGTAATTCCGGATTCACGGATGTGGAGAGAGAGAAAATGACTCTTTTCTTGGAAGCTGGTTTTGTTGACTCATTCAGGTATTTATATCCTGATAAAGATGAATCCTATACATGGTGGTCTTATATGAGTAAAGTCCGGGAAAGGAACATCGGTTGGAGAATTGATTATTTCATCATCTCGAAGCGGATCGCTGCACGCATTAAAGAAGCGGATATTCATTGCAGTATTTTGGGAAGCGATCATTGTCCGGTATACTTGGAATTGGATAAAAAAAACAGCTAA